The window ATAtaggaatattttatttcctttcttttgaTATTTTGCTTCTTTTGAAATCTTATAAAATCCTCTTATCTCCAAAATTAGccattttttctcttttattcaaATCAACAATCATTATAAAATTAATCCAGATAAACACATAATTAGGGATAAAAGTTCTAAATAAGggcaaatattataaaatcaaatcCCTAAAAATCTTTATAAGATTTGGCCTTATCAAAGACCCTTGTTGATTATTTCCAATTTAAGGTGTTTGGATGCCTCGCGTTTGCATCCACACTACCACACAATCGCCCCAAGTTTCAGCCCATTCACTTATATCAAATCAACTTGTGATACACATCTCATTCAGATCCAAGAAATACAAAATCCTCTTATGGTTCGACGCTCCTCTGGAGCCATGCATCCACCGACCTATCTTCCAGATTATCACTATAATCTAAGCTCAATGTTCTCCCACACCAGCCAATACTAGATATCTCATCTTAAACTTCATTTCTTAAACTCACTATCATCAAAACACAAATCCTTTGTACTTTCTATTTCATCTCATGTTGATCTTCAATTTTACCATCAATTTTTTTGCTTTTCTGAATGGCGAGAGGCTATGCAAGCATAGCTTGATTCCCTTGAACAAAATCACACTTGGTCAATTGTGAATTTGCCATCAGACAAACATACTATAGGGTGCAAATGTCTCTTCAAAATAAAGTTTAAAGTTGATGAGGCGGTTGAACGCCATAAGGCTAGGTTATTCGCAAAAAATTACAACCAAAAGGAAGGGAATGATTTCATTGATACATTCTTCCCAATTGCAAAACTAGTTACTGTTAAAGTGTCGATTTCTTTGGCTGCCAGTCAATCATGACATCTTGCTCAATTGAATGTAAATAATGCATTCCTCAATGATGATCTCTTTGAGAAGGTTTATATGGATGTTCCCCTAGGCCATTATATTGTTAAACATCAGCAATCTTCGGTACCAAAGCGAGTTTGTAAACTACTCAAGTCTTTATATGGCCTTCGACATGATTCAAGACAATGGAACTCAAAATTATCACAAGTTCTCATCCAACTTGGTTTCATCCTGTCTAAGACAGATTACTCTTTATTCGCCAATGGAAAGGGTGCTACTTTTATAGCCCTTTTGGTGTATGTAGACGAAATTATTATCACAGGAATTTACGGCTACTGCACAGTCATTTTAAGCTCAAGGACCTTGGGACTCTGAAATACTTCTTAGGCCTTGAGATTGCTCGTTCATCTTTGGGCATAAATTTATCACGACGATAATATGCATTGCAATTATTGGAAGACACCAGGTTTTTTGCTTGCAGACCAGTACAAATCCACATGGCttcaaatttcttaaatacCACCGAAGGTGATCTTCCTGATGGCAAATCATATAGAAGGCTTGTTGGTCGTCTTCTATATCTCACCATATTGAGCCCTGACATCACCTTTGCAGTCCACAAGCTCAGTCAGCTAATTTCTGAACCATCAGCACCCCATATTCAAGCAGCACATCAATTGCTTCGTTACATCAAAGCCAAACCAAGGCATCTTCTTTCATCAAGGTCTGAGATAAAGCTCAAAGCTTTCTCTAATGCTGAGTAGGCCGCCTGCACTGACTCAAGAAAATCTATCACAGGGTTTTGCTTCTTCATGGGAGACTCCTGATCTTTTGGAGGTCAAAGAAACAAGCAATGGTACCCTGGTCTTCTGCAGAGGCTGAATGTGGTGTACTCAACTCCACTGCCAGTGGACTGGTTTGGATCCATCAGTTTCTGTGTGATCTCTCAATTTCCCATACCACTCCAACAGTGCTTTTTTGTGATAACTCTGCAGCCATTTACATTGCATCTAATACAATGTTCGATGAAAGGACGAAGCACATCGAAATCGACTGCCACTTCATTAAAGACAGGATATGCAAAGGCCTCGTCAAAGTTTTGCCCATTAGCTCTCAACTCCAGTTTTCCTGACATCTTCACAAAACCCCTTAAGTCAACATATCTTGTTTCCTCTCTACTGCCCAAGATGGCCAGAAACGATATATATAGTCCATCTTGCGGGCCATATTAGATAAAGGATAACAATCCGTTGTTAATTAGCTAACTAAACTTAATTAGTCTGTTTTGTTATATAATCGGTTACAGAGCATAGTAGCGTAGCTGTATATATATTGCCCATACATCCCCATGTAAACTTGAGAATCAATAAACGTCTCTCCAAATGTTCACGCTTTCTGGTGTAATAGATTAACGTAAGATAATGAAATGACTATTGAGAATTTAAACGTGATTTCTAATAATACGGACAGGgtcttacttttttttttcccccttATTTATCATATTCAGACTTTTTTACGTCCTGTTTTTCAGGTTTTATCCCAAAAATCTTATGAAAtcaattgttattattatattattttatcaggaaaaaaaaattgttacgaTTGAATCTTAAACGTAAATTGAAATTTCGTTCCAAAAGTAAGACCATGATACCAACTGGGATGCAAGTTTAAACAAAAATTAACAAGCGTCATGAATTCTCCCAGCGTACGAAGTGCTTGCTACGGGCTGAGCTCCCAATCGGAATTTCCAACTTTTCATCATTATTTCATAGTTTTGGATTTCTCCCCGACTCGCATAACTTGGCTACTCACCTCGTATTAAACTCCAGGTCCTCACTTGCAAGTCTAAAAATATTCTTATCAGATTATGTTCCTGTCGTCTCCAAAATCATGTGATTTTAAATTGCatcttttgttatttatttattatttttagaaaacgaaaaaaaaaacattacagGCTAAAAAACTATCATCTAAATAACACCAATAAATTAGATAAAGAATGTAAATAATTCGTAAATAATACCGCAACGAACATTTTAAAGACGTAGATATGTTTTGCCATTTGCCAACTTCTTACGTTTGCATTGTCGTCTCAAACAACAGATTTTGATTCAACATAAAATACAGATGAATGTACACACTGATAAGTATACATATAATACTCCACCATTCAAACGCACTGTAAAATGGTCGACTCTCTAATCGTAAGGGTTGCGGAAGTTCTTCAAAAGATCGGGGATATCATATCCAAGCATCTCGTCCACAGATTGTATCATTTTCGGTTTCAACTTCTCGAACTTGTCTAGACTATAGCCGCTCAAAACATCTCTAAAGTGTTCGACATTAGGGAAATCCCCAGGTGGGAGATGATGTTCCCTTTGGACCTGAAATTTCGACAGGAAGACAATAAGCCAAGATTCATGCTCGTGGAATGTATCATGCAGAGAGAGGAAAGAATATGAACCTTAGCAAATTCATCAGACAGATTATCAACGAGTCTCTGTTGTGTCTTGGCTTTGCCCATCATTGCAGGCATTTCTTTTCTTAGATGACTGATGATGTAAGAGTGTATCTTAGCAGCCCTAGCACGTTTTACGAATTCGTTTATCTgcacaaaataaagaaaacatctACATATCTCGTACCATGTATCCATACAGAATGCACAAAATGCCACAGATTGAAAAAACAACTACTACAGAAGATGGTATCAGACTCACACGTCGATCACAAGCCTTCTTTGGTATGTCTTTCCAGTCGGTAAGAAGGTCATCCTGTTCTTTTTCGAAAAGATCTTTGCCAATTGGACCAGCAGCAGCCTCGTTTATAGGCTTGTCATTGAAAGAACTGGAAAGACGGGAAGACAATAAAAATCAGGGGATTGTGAAATAAAACCCACCAGATAAACAACCGACTCCAGGtacaaaataaattcaaatagcaGAAGATATTATTAGCAAACGGAATGGTGGAGCAAGAGGATGACAGAGATGTTATTTTTGGACTACGAAAATATGATAACACCacacatcaaatttttaaaattttaattttgccCCCAACGAAGAACTACCTCCGCTACTAAGCAAATGTTAGCCCCTTTTCTCTCAAATCCTCCACATGTTGAGATCTTTTCTTTAACGTGTGATGagttaaaaaaatgattatggtATAATATTCCATGAGCAAAATACATTTAAGGTATTATAAATCAGTATATAAATACAAAAGCAGAGAACTTGCCCGATATAAACACGCATAACCTCAGGAGTATTCAGAACTTTCCCAAGTGACCACATCAACGCTCCATATACCCGCATAAGCTGCAATTAGAGGTCATAGGGCAAGGATAATCAAGTTTAACATGAACTCATGCAGTGAAaattctttataaaaaaattcgcAAACTCATACTTGCTGAGTATCAACTTGGTCAGCCTTGTTCAAAACCACACGTATTTTGTCATCATGGCCTCGTAAAGATCCAATGACTCGTTTGAATTCATCACTTATATCGAGTTTGTGAGGATCGAATAAAAGCAGGATTAGATCGCACTTTGCAGCAAACCAAGAAGTTACACCAGTAAAGTCGTAGCTTCTCTGAGTCCGTTGCTTCTCTCCAGATAAAACTCCTGGAGTATCCACGAATGTAATGTGCTCCAGCAGCTTTTAACATTCAAACAAATCATTAAACGAAAGCGTGCTCACACTTTTCTCCTATAGTTGGAAGTTTTTTGCAATAAAGTTTGTAACTCACAGGATGAGGCATTTGTGAACACTCAAACTTCGATAAAAATGATGTTCCAAAAGTTGTCAAGCCGCTGAAAGGCATATCAGCTTGAACAGCAATTGTGTTCCCCGGAATACTTCTCTCATCAGGCCCGTTCTGTACGTAAAAGTGTTGCTAAATAAACACTACTGAACACGAAGAAATGTTGAACAGCAGAAATTGAAAAAACACATAAGATCATGCCTGATGTAAAAAAGACAGGTTCTATTAAGCAATAATGTTCCAAATGAAGGACAACAATAACTGATGCACCAAAATAATCATGCAAAGACAACGAAAATGGGCATTTGGGTCATCAAGTTAAGCTGTGGCATATACAAACCAGTGAGCCAATTGAATAGCACATAATGAGTAAGTGCATACCGATGTCAGACAGAACCATATTAAACACCCTGTGTGGAAAGAAGACATAATAAAAACTCACCATGACGACAACAAATCTATCAGTTGTGGGCTCTGGCCCAATGTGAGCTcctgtgaaaaaataaaattaattaaaaagaaattcaggtaattaaaaaaatcagatGACTTACAGCCCAGGGAGTCGTTAAGTTACCTGGATAGCTAGTTCTGAGCAAATGTTTTATAAAAGTTGTTTTCCCTGTCGAGTACTGGCCCAGAAGCATCACCATCGGTTTAGCATCAAAGTCACTATTTGTCTCCCAACATACAACACAATATCAGAAGAATCATGATCAATCAATCACAAATACCCTTTTGTCACAACATGAACAATCAGCATTATCCAAAACGAATTAGCTGAATATAGCAGCCATTTCCTTTCACACAACTGGAAATGTAAGAAGATGGGATATTTACCAGCAAGGGAGAAACGAAATCATTAAACTGATAAGTGACTTCCAGGGGCTTCAGCTTCTGAACATAGAGCTTCTTCAAGCCATCAATTATTGAAGTGACAGAACTCAAAGATACCTAACACCACCAGGAGGAAAGCAAGCATAATCAACaaccaaaagaaataaattaataataaaagagATAAACCTATATCTTGCAATaccaacaaaaaagaaaaaaaatgatgaaaagaCCCGGACTAACAACAGTGAAGGAAAGTACACATTCATGGACAAAATGACAATTAATTAAGATTTTATACGGACTAATGATCTTTAATTCACAGCCTAACTTAAATTAGTTTAGacttttaaagaaaatgaagagcAGAAACAACAAGTATAAAGCTTGGGATATGAACACCTAATTCCTCATTCCCATACAATAGTCACAACACCGAAACACGGCCTTGTATAGTAGTGTAGATAATACAGATAATGAAGCTGTAATGTGGAAAAAAGCTCATCCAGATGCTTAATTATTGGAATATCAGGAAAAAGGTTACGGGATTGACAAACAAAAGGATGGATTGCATTGAAAGATTACAACATGGTGAAAAATTTTTGTGGAGACTGACAAACTAAACAGAAGGTTTTGGGTATCCACACAACGTGGAGTTACCTTCTTGGCAGATTTTGAAGACGAAAACCAACTAGCTGATGGTGAAGACTGCACTGCTGGAATACCTGAATCATTGCAAGGTTAGTCTCAAAAGTATAACTACCTATcttcaacaataaatatatcAACCATCTTCTTACCATTCTGTTCAGGTTCACTTTTAGGAGGACGCTTCATTGtctgcataaaaaaaaaagcatgttCTTCAATAGTATATACATGCTACTGAAAGTTGAAACAGCAAGTCAATATAGAAAATTTGTTGCTAACTTACAGCAATGGCTACGTCCAGACCCTCCATAGCCGGAGGATGCAAGTTTTCAAAGTCAACTGCAGGTTATTAGCTTGTTACAATCTTTTAAAGTCAAACACAACAAGAAATTTATAGAAATTAAAGTCATTGCCAAATGACCATACTCAAAAAGAGAAAAGCATCTTATTTATTGGGGTGGCTTACCTGCAGCGTTTAAAACATCACTGGAAAGAGTATGCCCAGCTTGTGCCAACGAGACTAACtgcaaattcaaaaataaagagAGTGAGCATCACTTGATTCACCACAATTGCCGAGTAACATGAAGGAAAAAAATCAGAACCTGCATAGCCGTCACAAATTCTTTAAATCCAAGAAAGCCTTGCCTTTTTGAATCAGCAATAGCCCACACCTAATGATAAAACTAAATGAAACCACTTCAATCCAGTTCTCAAGAACAacaattgaacaaatatttaTATGCGTTAAACAAGCCATTCAAATTTGGGTGCGTCAAGTTCCTCATCACAACGTCAGACaatcttcgaaattttcttaAGTTATCCTCAGAACACAActtatttcaaaagaaaaaaaaaccagtAGAGTGAAATCTAGATGAGGGAAACACAGATTAATGTATTGACACATTATAATCATTGAAAAACAAGAATCAGAACATAATAATAGCAATAAAACGACAAAAAGGGGGGAAATCGAACACAACCAGCTTAAGATCATGACGAGACAAATTGGACATGGAAAAGAACTTGGTAGCATCAGCTCCCATGAGACGCCCATCTCCATCTGATCACAACATAAAATGCCTCTCATTTCATCCGAAATGAGCTCGAAATATCGAATTCAAAATCGAAACCGGTACCTGAATCAACGAAAGAAAACCACTGTTGGTAGATTTTCTGGTGCTCCATGGAACACCGAGTAATCGGGGCAGAATCGATCTCCATATTAGACTGTTAATACCCTCGAAAATGAGCGGCTTCAGGTTCTCtttcaaattaaatttgaatCACTCCAGGGGCCAATGGGGCATGTACAAATCTTGCCCATTTTGCCGACGCCGTCCGCCAAAATGATGTCGTTTTTGGACGACGTCTTCTATTTCGTTCAAGTTCGaatatgtattttattactATTTACCCTTACATCACAATTCACATAGTATAATGAATTCCATCAAACATTGGCACGTGTCTTTGTATAGTAAACGTGTAATAATAGCCATTAAACGTATACTATACTTTGAATTGAATGCACTTACAtcgaataatatatttattttaaacgcACGCAAGCTATAAATGGATTATTAATGAGGAAATTTTGGGCAATATACACATTATTTGTTATGATTATACTATACATATGAGatgacaatttaaaaaaaaaagaataaataagAATCGAACCAGTAATTTTTCTCTGATATCAACTATATGACCGAATGCTTGTTgtttttaccaaaagttataacttATGATAATAgttcaactcaaatcttttaaatcttaCCGCGGCTAAAACACGATATTTTGATTGTTTTACTCgtcagagacaattattgcacccaactaAATTTTATCATTAGTCATTAACAACTCAAGAATTACAAGGCTAAGAACTGAAAATGCATCCATGATCAACCACTCGTATTACATTCTCGATCACTCTTCAAGAAGCAAGATTGCAGCAAGTGAAAAGGAAAACACAACTTGAAAGAATAAAAAACCAATCTCCCctctaaattaatttaaatcttcTACTCAATCATTCCTTTACCTATGTTATTTCTGTATTATACATAGCATGCCTTCCCCTCTGGGATCACAAACCGGCAGTAGATTTCACAAACAAATTGAACAATTGATTGTACGACGGATCTCTGAGTTAAGGTTCGACTGGCAGTCTTTCAAGAAATGCCGACGGTTTTTCCAAGCAGCCAGAGTACCAAGGATAACTCTATCCCAAATATGGTGTGCAGCGAAGTTCTATCCAACATGAACCCATATACTGTAATTCCCGCCCCATTGTTCTCGAAGTACGTTACTGTGTGGCAAAAATTGTCTGTTATCTTCATGTCACATGCTTTAGCGCCATATTTGTATCGAAACTAGCAAGTATTTTGAGTAAAGAAGATGCGAGAAAGAACGGCAAAACTTACCAAGAGCTTGTCTTTTCTGAAACGAGATTGTGCTGTAGGCATATGATGGAACGAATTTAGAGTTATCCAATTCATCTTCTTCATCACCGACGTCATCAAAATCAGACGATCCTTCAGAACTTGCTGTGAAAATTTGTTCATCAGCATACCGAGTAACGGGAATCTCGTTTTCAGCTGTCTCAAATGAGTCGATGGTAGCACACACATGCCACTTTGCTGCAAGGCACGTCACAGATTGTGCCTTATGGGTAATTCTGGTTGCACTCCGTAATAAAATCATGAGCCCCGCTAGAAGGCTAACCGAGCAAAGCTGTGCACAAATGCAAAGTTAAGTAAAAGCCATTGAAGGAAGAAACATTAGATGATTCAAGCTTCATGCTCAAGAATAGTTTAACAGATGGTGATTCATACTGCAAGTTCTCCagatttgaaaatattgacGTCAGCACCTGGCCGCAAGGTAATGAGAAGAGAGGCAAATTGACTAGCGGTGATAAACATCAATGCCCACAATATGAACACCCGGTACCGATGGCTTATAATCCGTAAATGTCTTCTAATCCGAAGGTGTTCTCTTAGAACGGATTCAACATCAGAATCTGCATTAAAAACCTGAGCAAAATCTTGGAAACGGAGAATTTGAAGGCAGCAGATCAGACGGAAGAGAACGCACATGAGGAAAAATACCACGGTTCGGTAAAACCATGAGCATAATTCTAAGATACATGCAACGGTGTTGCTCACAATGACATGGCCCAAGAATGGAATACGTGCTCCACCCGAACTAAACCACCATATCTTATATACGCTCTCGGCAGCAAAACAGGGAAGcacaaagaaaaataagagCTTCAATGATCTCTGCAGATGAAGAGATGATTGTACAAAATTAGGAAACAAATTCTTTGAGATTCAAATGACAAATGCATACATAATTTATAATCCATTTATTGTTACAGCCAAGACAGCAAATCCATTTAACGAATATCTTTCGGAGGTTCTAAAACAATGTGTTACAATAATTTGAATGCGACTGAAACCCGATGCGCTACTGCGTTATAGAATTCTTTTCTATAATAATGGTATGAAATAGTTCAGCAAAACAAACTACTATTAAGCTTGATTTCGAGCAGAGTTAGTCCATAAACTTACTTCGTGTTCGGAGCTCAAACAACCAAGTCACCGATCAAGTAGAGTTCTGATGTTAAACGAAATACCCAGATTAGAAAAATCTACTAAAATCTAACAGGATGATATTTTATCATCCAAGGCACGTATCACACGCAAAATCTTAATAACAATGACTTAACGGTAAAATGAATCAACACGGGTGAGGTAATCTTTGAGATGATTCGTTTCGAGTCAAACATTAAAGACAACATGGATCAGGATCTCTTCGCACTAAGATACAAAAACGACAACACGTAATGAAGAATCTGGGAAAGGATTTGAGAAACTTACATTAAACTGTTGGGTATAACCCCGTGTAACCGTCTCGCTCTCATCGCAGAGCTTATCGAAGAACAGAAATCTCTTCATCCCATACTTGCTCACAAACTTGGTCAAACAAAGGAACGAGAGGGAAGCAACGCCACTAAGGGAGAGCTGGGCCACGGCGTCGTACGGCCTGCTATGGAGGCTATCGCAATCGCCGCAGGCTAGGACGAAATGCGAGAGGGCGGGAACCAGGATCGCGAACACCAAGAACAGGAGCCACGAGAGGCACGAGGTCCACGGATTGGATTGATCGACGCACAGCCATCTCAGCCAAGTCCTGAAGGCGTGCAGCTCGTCCTGTGCGTGCGACGCGCATCGCACGAACGCCCTGTTCTTGCTACGATCAAGCAATGCCGCTCTTCCTTCCTCCATTTTATTGACCCCTGTTTTTCGCGATTTTTGGGCGTGATTGGAATCTGTTTCTTGGTTCGATTTAAGGGTTATATGTGGAAGGGAGACAAATTCGTATGAAATCCAAGATTCATATGATGGGTGCAGACTGGGAGTGCTTGCTTGGGTTGGATATTGTATGTGGGTGAGGAACCAATAGGAGAGTGTAAAGTGTGGGGATATGAAATGAATCTGATTCCTTGCTTATAATGGACAAATCGAATGTGATATATTCAATTACGGATTTTTTTACTAGATTTAACCAAAAAGATATCGGCAGAAAATTATAACTACATCCATTCATTTGGTTTGAAAAttgtttcaaataatttattttgaatttccAAATATTGGGATCTGTAAGGCCTACATCCCACGGGAAATCAATGTCCAATCTAGACTAACTAACTATCTTCTCTCAATGATTTTGAATTTGCTACGTGTTAGTATGATATTGTTTTGTCGCTATGTTGACATGTAAAAATAGTGGTCATAACATACGTAAAATACTGTAATCAATGAATCAATCACACATAGATTTTTGGCGCAATATGGGACGTCAATTTGCTAAATATTGTTGGTCTCACTTGcgataatttgagataataaaattcgaaaataaagaataaactagacaccgagatttacgtggaaaacccctaaaaattattagggtaaaaaccaggggcaagatgaaaagaattccactataatattttgtggtgtacaactcactcactatgtttccaaagagaatacactctcttaatacaggagaacaaaacacctcacaaatattatagaactaagcacttaaatgctattagatgagagaaaactcgaagaagggatgatttcagaatgaaaggggacctctatttatagagcctctgttagtatgaatacgcgttaaaaacgcgttttCTTATTCAACACGTTGTCCCTGCCAACCCATTCAACACGTTGTCCTTGCCAACCCATTTTGAAAAGTCtttttgccgacatttctcctaCTTGGatatttgattgagaatcaaacacatctccacacatcctttcaatatCGCCAtcccctgctgcttacgtttccgctagaccacttgagggtctacaccactcaaacttatcagtgttcactggcttggtcagaaaatcagctatgttgtcCTTCGtctggatcttctgcatatccacacttccttcttctactacttcccgcacaaaatgaaattgtactccaatgtgtttcgtcctggaatgaaaggttggattccttgcaatgtgcaagacactctgactgtcacaaaacaaggaaatattttcttgtttgtgtccggtctcctccaataaccttttaatccatatcgcctccttgcaagcttgagtagctgccatgtattctacctctgttgtagataacgccacaactgtctgcattTTTGAAACtcagcttactgctcctcctgcaagtgtaaacacataaccagtagtagatttcctcttatcaggatcacctgcataatctgaatcgacatagcccctgagtgtaaaatccgatcctccataacataatgcagcattcgaggtacccttaatgtatctaaggatcctcttaacagtgctccaaaactctcgtccaggattcgccatataccgactaactgctcccactgcttaagcaatgtccggtcttgtacagatcatagcgaacatcaaacttcccactgctgatgcatatggtactcaagacatctccatcctc of the Primulina huaijiensis isolate GDHJ02 chromosome 1, ASM1229523v2, whole genome shotgun sequence genome contains:
- the LOC140981485 gene encoding uncharacterized protein, which produces MEEGRAALLDRSKNRAFVRCASHAQDELHAFRTWLRWLCVDQSNPWTSCLSWLLFLVFAILVPALSHFVLACGDCDSLHSRPYDAVAQLSLSGVASLSFLCLTKFVSKYGMKRFLFFDKLCDESETVTRGYTQQFNRSLKLLFFFVLPCFAAESVYKIWWFSSGGARIPFLGHVIVSNTVACILELCSWFYRTVVFFLMCVLFRLICCLQILRFQDFAQVFNADSDVESVLREHLRIRRHLRIISHRYRVFILWALMFITASQFASLLITLRPGADVNIFKSGELALCSVSLLAGLMILLRSATRITHKAQSVTCLAAKWHVCATIDSFETAENEIPVTRYADEQIFTASSEGSSDFDDVGDEEDELDNSKFVPSYAYSTISFQKRQALVTYFENNGAGITVYGFMLDRTSLHTIFGIELSLVLWLLGKTVGIS
- the LOC140981475 gene encoding EH domain-containing protein 1-like — its product is MEIDSAPITRCSMEHQKIYQQWFSFVDSDGDGRLMGADATKFFSMSNLSRHDLKLVWAIADSKRQGFLGFKEFVTAMQLVSLAQAGHTLSSDVLNAAVDFENLHPPAMEGLDVAIATMKRPPKSEPEQNGIPAVQSSPSASWFSSSKSAKKVSLSSVTSIIDGLKKLYVQKLKPLEVTYQFNDFVSPLLTNSDFDAKPMVMLLGQYSTGKTTFIKHLLRTSYPGAHIGPEPTTDRFVVVMNGPDERSIPGNTIAVQADMPFSGLTTFGTSFLSKFECSQMPHPLLEHITFVDTPGVLSGEKQRTQRSYDFTGVTSWFAAKCDLILLLFDPHKLDISDEFKRVIGSLRGHDDKIRVVLNKADQVDTQQLMRVYGALMWSLGKVLNTPEVMRVYIGSFNDKPINEAAAGPIGKDLFEKEQDDLLTDWKDIPKKACDRRINEFVKRARAAKIHSYIISHLRKEMPAMMGKAKTQQRLVDNLSDEFAKVQREHHLPPGDFPNVEHFRDVLSGYSLDKFEKLKPKMIQSVDEMLGYDIPDLLKNFRNPYD